The genomic region TCCCTGTATTTATAAAACAAGGAAGGTTAGATTTCAAAATGAGGGAGAGAAAACAAGGCTATGAACATGAAATTTTGGGATATTAAACTTTAAACCCTAATCTAAGATTACAATTGATGAACACACCCATAATTTGTATTATGAGTACAAGAAGTTCATGTAAGACTCAATTTTTTCTCTTACTTCTCCTCTTTCCTTTTATAGCATCCTTATGATAGTCCAGTTGATGGTACTTAAATAAATGGTTGTAATTTCAATAGAAAAAAATTCCCATATTTCAATAATGAGACGTTTTTGGATCATTCTTTTTCTCTCcctttgctatatatatatatatataacaacagTAGTGATTAAATGACTTATTTTTCATATAATAACGTGCATTCTTGATGTaaagttaatatttaaaaatcgttaaataatttgataaatttgactaaattattatttaattatttttaattattaatttttcacGAAGACAACTACACGTGTGTCTTCACCGATTTACTTATCATTTTATCATGATTTGTGATAATAAAAGTATAAGTACAGAATGAATAGAAGAAAAAGGAATAAGAGaaattttgattattatttttgaatttgatgttgaattgaaaaaaaaaatgcaggAAGGACAGCTTCATAACTCATAGGGCATTCTGTGATGCATTGGCTGAAGAGAGTGCAAGAGTTTCAGCAAACCAGCATCAATTAATCACAACACCTTCAAATCCATTACTCCAATCCCTCTTCCTTTTCCCAACCCAAAACAACTTCATCAATCCATGGGACCCACAATCATCTCaagaaaaccctaaccctaataataataataataatacacttCTTCATAACATCAACATTAAGCCTGAAGTTCAAAGCTTTCACATCCCAAATTCCGATAATGCCCCTCCATTGTTCCTTCACCAAAACCCCAGCAAGAATAACACCATCATGATGACGTCACCCTTCAGGAACAACCCGCACGTGCGCATGCAACCACAATCCAACAGTGCTAATGCTGCTGCTGCTGCCACGTCAGCACATCTCTCAGCCACTGCACTCCTCCAGAAGGCCGCGACCGTGGGCGCGGCCGCCATCACGGGCCCTAATGCCTCACTTGGAGTTGGCCAGCACGTGACTCGTCACGTGACTGAGCTCGGCGACATGACTCAGCTTGACTCGGTTCATTTCATGAACAACATGGGAGTGGGAGGgtttaacaacaacaacaacaacacaagGAGCCTCAAGAGTAGTGATGATCTTACAAGAGACTTTCTAGGGTTAACCGGAGATAACAACGGCGGAAGAGGCGGCGGCTGTGACGGAGGAAATGCTGGCGCAGTTGACGTTAGCATGAATATGAAGGACATGCTAACGTACACCGGGAACATAGATTACCAACAACAACACCACCATCATCTTCGACACCCGTTGTTTAAGTCACCACAACAAGGTTTTGGATTTCTTGGAACAACAACTGCCCCAGAATCATGGGGCAATTGTTGATGATGATgcaattatgttaaaaaaaattaacgcaCAGATACAAATCTAACATCTCGTATTCTTCCGTGTGTAAATACGATGTGTTAGAGTTGTATTTGCGCGAACCCATTTCACAATGCAAGAGTGCAAAACTATAGGGGTAAAATCGGAAACTGAATATGAATTGTCACTTATACCCTTGTCATGATGAACGTGTATTTTCCTTTCTCTTTGAACTAGCTAGCTAGTTACAATGGTTTTTAATTGTTTCGATTTTTCGTTAATGAATGAACCATATGCATGAGTGTgaatttatttagtttatttagcaagatttgtttttattttcctcgGTCTTTGCTTCTTTTTAAGccttttattattgtttctttCCTAAAGGTGCAATCCTTTATTGTACTTAATTATAGTGCTTAGTTAGTTGTTATCAACTTTCAATATAAATTTATATTATAATATGCAATTAATATATAATGGACCTAAATGAGTAGCTTTGCTATGTCTATTGATATTATATTAGAGGTTAATTACCATATGTTCTTATTTTTCATGAAGGAATTGTGTTGATATCTATTCATTATTTATTGTATAAGTAGATTGAAATAGTTAATCATATAATTAAGTAATTGAGGAATGATGGAGGACCATCAGAATTtagtcattaatatttaaaaatttagaataaaatatattattaaattactaaactaaaaattttaagttaataactaaataatGATAAANNNNNNNNNNNNNNNNNNNNNNNNNNNNNNNNNNNNNNNNNNNNNNNNNNNNNNNNNNNNNNNNNNNNNNNNNNNNNNNNNNNNNNNNNNNNNNNNNNNaaaaaaaaaaaaaatttatcagaaaataaataaaataaattttaactattttttattttttatttttttaccaaacGTTTTCAATTCTGAAACATTATTAACTTGAATAAATATGTtgtattaattatatttatgtaGTGAGTATAGATGAGATGAGTGTGAAGGGATGTATAGAAGGGGGGAATGGAAGAGGGGACGATGGTGGCCTTTCTTTTGTTGTCAGAGAAAATGTCACATGCGAGAGAGATTCATAATCATTAGTCCTTTTTGTTGCTATCACCACACCTAGCTATGTCCTTTCTTTGTCTTGACAGCTTTTGATTCTCTTCTATTCTGCTACTTGCAAATATTATGTTTCTATTTCTTCCTCCCATCCATTTTATTCTCTTTACTTTCAACATTAATCATCAACTTTACTTCCCATTTTTCTATCAGGATTTTAATTACAAATCCTTTAACTAAAAAGATAATAACTTTAAGTTATTAATCTCTTTTGATGCATGTTGAAAGTTATTAAAATGTTCAaaatctttataattataaagatttTTATGTAgaaaacatttaatatttttttatcaatccaatactttatttttatattattagatTTTAGAGGTTAGAGTTTAAAATTTAgtatttagaattttagaatattgattaaaagtgaaatttttttttttttaccaaagataggagactcaaatccgcaacctcttaattgagtacggAGAAACTATGCTATTTGAGCTACAAATGGTAAGTGAAACATTTTGTTAGTGATGTAACTTTGTTCAAATTaaatccattttcttttctttttttccttccataattccATTCCattgaaatatttaattatttatgacTAAAAATTCAGCTATTTATATATGCTATAAATTCGGAGAGGAAATTGGAAAACAATGACAACAGATGGGTACATATATCTAATAAATTTGGTATGGTACACAGCAAAATCTCATCAAATAATGAGAATATTGAATCCTTGGAAATTAAAACTCTATCTCAAAATATTAGAAGTACATAAAAGATTTTGGATCATTCCAATCATTATTCTATTTTGTTATCATAAATACCAAAACTTAAACTGTTTGTctacatattatttaaatttgtttACTACTAAACTTCAGTTAGTGACAAATGTATAAACAAATTATCTAGTTGTATAAATTTTTTAcctataataatttttatttcatAGGTTATCGCATCCTTATCATACATATATACACATACAAAGAGATCAACGAAGTTGAATCTGtaaaaataaagatttcaaaataggttataaagatataaaaatttgaagggcatagtttttgtattatttttgctAATGaaagatataaaatataaaaataattatgagTATGAAGTAGGTTATCACGTCGAAGAGGAATAGAGGATAGATGAGGTTATCATATGTCGGCAAAAGAGGTCAACCACAACCATGCAATTTTTTAAGACTCAAATGCCCTTATATTCAACCCACCATCTTAAGAAAATAATAAGATAAGCGTGTAAAAtggcagaaattatttttaatatggagatAAAGATGGTGTTTTAGTTTAATATTGATATTTAAAGTGTATTACAGTATTGTGGAGGTGTAAAAAGGTGTTTAATACATATTCTGCGTGTTAATAAGATGATGACACGTGTGCAACACGCATCCTGCGTATTGACTCTCTACTTGCAAAATTTATCCACCTGTAATTACATCAAATAATCTCATTTTTAACcaaaaacaccaatattttttcatataaaaaaattagccgTAAAATGGTACTAAAAATTTATGTCGCTGATAAAAATTAACTCAAAACGATATAAATGGTAAATAAATtctgaaaaattt from Arachis ipaensis cultivar K30076 chromosome B02, Araip1.1, whole genome shotgun sequence harbors:
- the LOC107624914 gene encoding protein indeterminate-domain 12, whose protein sequence is MFPAVMSNSTSLSEEASVSSGTRIQDFGATLNHVVSTISPHQQQQQQQPPQKIKKKRSLPGNPDPDAEVIALSPKTLLATNRFVCEICNKGFQRDQNLQLHRRGHNLPWKLKQRNNKEVKKRAYVCPEPSCVHHNPSRALGDLTGIKKHYCRKHGEKKWKCDKCSKIYAVQSDWKAHSKTCGTREYRCDCGTLFSRKDSFITHRAFCDALAEESARVSANQHQLITTPSNPLLQSLFLFPTQNNFINPWDPQSSQENPNPNNNNNNTLLHNINIKPEVQSFHIPNSDNAPPLFLHQNPSKNNTIMMTSPFRNNPHVRMQPQSNSANAAAAATSAHLSATALLQKAATVGAAAITGPNASLGVGQHVTRHVTELGDMTQLDSVHFMNNMGVGGFNNNNNNTRSLKSSDDLTRDFLGLTGDNNGGRGGGCDGGNAGAVDVSMNMKDMLTYTGNIDYQQQHHHHLRHPLFKSPQQGFGFLGTTTAPESWGNC